One window of Hylemonella gracilis genomic DNA carries:
- a CDS encoding NfeD family protein — MADSTFWWLGAGVLVAAELLSGSFYLLMLALGLAAGAFAAQLGLMATAQVILAALVGSAAVLGCYLLRRRLAVGTPGVQANPDVNPDIGQIVHIGAWDEDGLARVKYRGALWTASTPDFKNAGQPGHHRIVEVRGSQLLVERIDDDRPADPH; from the coding sequence ATGGCGGATTCAACTTTCTGGTGGCTGGGCGCAGGCGTGCTGGTCGCCGCCGAACTGCTGAGTGGCAGCTTCTATCTGCTGATGCTGGCACTGGGCCTGGCGGCTGGTGCCTTCGCGGCGCAGCTGGGCCTGATGGCCACGGCGCAGGTCATCTTGGCGGCGCTGGTGGGGTCGGCGGCCGTGCTGGGCTGCTACCTGCTGCGCAGACGGCTTGCGGTCGGCACCCCCGGGGTGCAAGCCAATCCGGACGTCAACCCCGACATCGGTCAGATCGTGCACATCGGCGCCTGGGACGAAGACGGCTTGGCCCGCGTCAAGTACCGTGGCGCGCTCTGGACGGCCTCGACGCCGGATTTCAAAAACGCCGGCCAGCCAGGGCACCACCGCATCGTCGAGGTGCGCGGCAGTCAATTGCTGGTTGAGCGGATCGACGACGATCGACCGGCTGATCCTCACTGA
- a CDS encoding leucyl aminopeptidase: protein MNFDLLISDLNSTARQGSDALLVLLQDGYKPDGAAKDELSALVAQALKAGDIQTQTGKLLALYKPAQARAGRVLLAGIGAGTPRQVRQAVTAALGALRSGAPALKKLTICFAAAPLAGSLRAAVLATADASYVYTTTKSKAEARGLARVTLAVPKGAPTSKDEAQAEFQKAAATVVGVELAKEWANRPANHATPTQLGAAALALAKLPRVSCQVLGPKEVAKLRMGAFMAVAQGSEEPLRFIVLNYKGAAPSEAPTVLVGKGITFDTGGISIKPAGEMDEMKFDMGGAASVLGAFRALAELQPAINVVGLIPSCENMPDGRAVKPGDVVTSMSGQTIEILNTDAEGRLILCDALSYAERFKPAAVVDMATLTGACVIALGAVRSGLFSTSNELAERLLAAGEAAQDLAWRMPLDDEYAEGLKSNFADVANIAGRAAGAVTAAKFLQRFTEKFPWAHLDIAGTAWKGGAAKGATGRPVGLLLEFLLAQARTSQVRPRKTTAAKR from the coding sequence ATGAACTTCGATCTGCTGATTTCAGACCTCAATTCCACAGCCCGGCAGGGGAGCGATGCCCTGCTGGTTCTGCTTCAGGATGGTTACAAGCCTGACGGCGCAGCCAAGGACGAGCTGTCGGCCCTGGTCGCGCAGGCCCTCAAGGCGGGCGACATTCAGACCCAGACGGGCAAACTGCTGGCCCTGTACAAGCCGGCTCAGGCCCGTGCCGGGCGGGTGCTGCTTGCGGGTATCGGCGCGGGGACCCCGCGCCAGGTCCGGCAGGCCGTGACGGCGGCCCTGGGGGCCCTGCGCAGCGGCGCGCCGGCTCTGAAAAAACTCACGATCTGCTTCGCGGCTGCGCCGCTCGCGGGGAGCCTGCGCGCCGCCGTGCTGGCCACAGCCGACGCCAGTTACGTCTACACCACCACCAAGTCCAAGGCCGAGGCGCGTGGCCTGGCCCGGGTAACGCTCGCGGTGCCCAAAGGCGCCCCTACCTCCAAGGACGAGGCGCAGGCGGAGTTCCAGAAGGCGGCAGCCACCGTCGTCGGGGTCGAACTGGCCAAGGAGTGGGCCAACCGGCCGGCCAACCATGCCACGCCGACCCAACTGGGCGCGGCCGCGCTGGCCCTGGCCAAGCTGCCTCGCGTCAGTTGCCAGGTGCTGGGACCGAAGGAGGTCGCCAAGCTCAGAATGGGCGCGTTCATGGCCGTGGCCCAGGGTTCCGAGGAACCCTTGCGCTTCATCGTGCTGAACTACAAGGGTGCGGCCCCCAGCGAGGCGCCGACCGTGCTGGTGGGCAAGGGCATCACTTTCGATACCGGCGGTATCTCCATCAAACCCGCGGGCGAGATGGACGAGATGAAGTTCGACATGGGAGGGGCGGCCAGCGTGCTCGGCGCCTTCCGCGCGCTGGCCGAACTGCAGCCTGCCATCAATGTCGTGGGGCTGATCCCGAGCTGCGAGAACATGCCCGATGGCCGCGCCGTCAAACCCGGTGACGTGGTGACCAGCATGAGCGGGCAAACCATCGAAATCCTCAACACCGATGCCGAGGGGCGCCTGATCCTCTGCGATGCGCTGAGCTATGCCGAACGTTTCAAGCCCGCGGCCGTGGTCGACATGGCAACGTTGACGGGCGCCTGCGTGATCGCGTTGGGCGCGGTGCGCAGTGGTCTGTTCAGCACCAGCAATGAACTTGCCGAGCGCTTGCTGGCCGCGGGCGAGGCCGCTCAGGACCTGGCTTGGCGCATGCCCCTGGACGATGAGTACGCCGAGGGCCTGAAAAGCAACTTCGCTGACGTGGCCAACATCGCGGGACGTGCCGCCGGCGCGGTGACCGCCGCCAAGTTCCTGCAACGTTTCACGGAAAAGTTCCCCTGGGCGCACCTGGACATCGCGGGCACGGCCTGGAAGGGTGGAGCGGCCAAGGGCGCGACAGGACGCCCCGTGGGTCTGCTGCTGGAATTTCTGCTGGCGCAGGCCCGCACATCGCAGGTCCGTCCGCGCAAGACCACGGCCGCCAAGCGTTGA
- a CDS encoding arginine/lysine/ornithine decarboxylase, with translation MKFRFPIVIIDEDFRSENTSGLGIRALAQAIETEGFEVLGVTSYGDLSQFAQQQSRASAFILSIDDEEFALATDVTVAPAVQNLRRFIEEVRRKNADVPIYIYGETKTSRHLPNDILRELHGFIHMYEDTPEFMARHIIREAKSYLEGVQPPFFKALLDYAEDGSYSWHCPGHSGGVAFLKSPVGQMYHQFYGENMLRADVCNAVEELGQLLDHNGAIGESERNAARIFNADHCYFVTNGTSTSNKIVWHHAVAPGDVVVVDRNCHKSILHAIIMTGAIPVFLKPTRNHYGIIGPIPQNEFEPTTIQAKIKANPLLQGVDEKAVRPRVMTLTQSTYDGVLYNTETIKSLLDGYVDNLHFDEAWLPHAAFHSFYGRYHAMGKKRPRPKNSVVYSTQSIHKLLAGISQASHVLVQDAENQKLDHHLFNEAYLMHTSTSPQYSIIASCDVAAAMMEPPGGRALVEESIIESLDFRRAMRKVAEEYGEDWWFKVWGPEQLTDEGMGTAEDWIIRSDGKGKAAKSRWHGFGQLADGFNMLDPIKATIVTPGLNLDGKFDKSGIPAAIVTKFLAEHGVVVEKTGLYSFFIMFTIGITKGRWNTLLTALQQFKDDYDKNQPMWRIMPEFCQKHPRYERMGLRDLCQFVHEMYANYDIARLTTEMYLSDLTPAMKPSDAYAHIAQRRTERVEVDELEGRVTVGLITPYPPGIPLLIPGEVFNRKIVDYLKFARKFNQECPGFETDIHGLVEVKDSNGNKRYYADCVRA, from the coding sequence ATGAAATTCCGCTTTCCGATCGTCATCATCGACGAAGATTTCCGCTCCGAAAACACCTCAGGCCTCGGCATCCGGGCGCTGGCCCAGGCCATCGAGACCGAGGGCTTCGAAGTCCTGGGCGTCACGAGCTACGGCGACCTGTCCCAGTTCGCCCAGCAACAGAGCCGTGCCAGTGCCTTCATCCTGTCCATCGACGACGAGGAGTTCGCGCTGGCCACGGATGTGACGGTCGCTCCCGCCGTGCAGAACCTGCGTCGTTTCATCGAGGAAGTGCGACGCAAGAACGCCGACGTGCCCATCTACATCTACGGCGAGACCAAGACCAGCCGCCACCTGCCCAACGACATCCTGCGCGAGTTGCATGGTTTCATTCACATGTATGAGGACACGCCGGAGTTCATGGCGCGCCACATCATCCGCGAAGCCAAGAGCTACCTGGAAGGCGTGCAGCCACCATTCTTCAAGGCCTTGCTGGATTACGCCGAGGATGGCTCCTATTCCTGGCACTGCCCCGGCCATTCGGGCGGCGTGGCCTTCCTCAAGAGCCCGGTGGGCCAGATGTACCACCAGTTCTACGGCGAGAACATGCTGCGCGCCGACGTCTGCAACGCGGTGGAAGAGCTGGGCCAATTGCTGGACCACAACGGCGCCATCGGCGAGAGCGAGCGCAACGCCGCGCGCATCTTCAACGCCGACCACTGCTATTTCGTGACCAACGGCACCAGCACCAGCAACAAGATCGTCTGGCACCACGCCGTGGCGCCGGGCGACGTGGTGGTGGTGGACCGCAACTGCCACAAGAGCATCCTGCACGCCATCATCATGACGGGGGCCATCCCCGTCTTCCTCAAGCCCACGCGCAACCACTACGGCATCATCGGCCCGATCCCGCAGAACGAGTTCGAGCCCACGACCATCCAGGCCAAGATCAAGGCAAATCCCTTGCTGCAAGGTGTGGATGAGAAGGCGGTGCGCCCCCGCGTGATGACGCTGACGCAGTCCACCTACGACGGCGTGCTATACAACACCGAGACCATCAAGAGCCTGCTCGATGGCTATGTGGACAACCTGCACTTCGACGAAGCCTGGCTGCCGCACGCGGCCTTCCATTCTTTCTACGGCCGTTACCACGCCATGGGCAAGAAGCGCCCTCGGCCCAAGAACTCGGTGGTCTATTCCACCCAGTCGATCCACAAGCTGCTGGCGGGCATCAGCCAGGCCAGCCATGTGCTGGTGCAGGACGCGGAGAACCAGAAGCTGGACCACCACCTCTTCAACGAGGCGTATCTGATGCACACCAGCACTTCGCCGCAGTACAGCATCATCGCCAGCTGCGACGTGGCCGCCGCGATGATGGAGCCACCTGGCGGCCGCGCGCTGGTGGAGGAAAGCATCATTGAATCGCTGGACTTCCGCCGCGCCATGCGCAAAGTGGCCGAGGAATACGGCGAGGACTGGTGGTTCAAGGTCTGGGGCCCTGAGCAACTGACCGATGAGGGCATGGGCACGGCCGAGGACTGGATCATCCGCAGTGATGGCAAGGGCAAGGCGGCGAAGAGCCGTTGGCACGGTTTCGGCCAGTTGGCCGACGGTTTCAACATGCTGGACCCGATCAAGGCCACCATCGTGACGCCCGGCCTCAATCTTGACGGCAAGTTCGACAAAAGCGGCATTCCGGCGGCCATCGTGACCAAGTTCCTCGCCGAGCACGGCGTGGTGGTGGAGAAGACAGGCCTCTACAGCTTCTTCATCATGTTCACCATCGGTATCACCAAGGGCCGCTGGAATACCTTGCTGACCGCGTTGCAGCAATTCAAGGACGATTACGACAAGAACCAGCCCATGTGGCGCATCATGCCGGAGTTCTGCCAGAAGCATCCCCGCTACGAGCGCATGGGCCTGCGTGATCTTTGCCAGTTCGTGCACGAGATGTACGCCAACTATGACATCGCGCGCCTGACCACCGAGATGTACCTGAGCGACCTGACACCGGCCATGAAGCCCAGCGATGCCTATGCGCACATCGCGCAGCGCAGGACGGAACGGGTGGAGGTCGACGAGCTCGAAGGCCGTGTCACCGTGGGGCTGATCACGCCGTATCCGCCCGGCATTCCCTTGCTGATCCCGGGCGAGGTCTTCAATCGCAAGATCGTCGACTACCTCAAGTTCGCGCGCAAGTTCAACCAGGAGTGCCCGGGCTTCGAGACCGACATCCACGGCCTGGTCGAGGTGAAGGACTCGAACGGCAACAAGCGCTACTACGCGGACTGCGTGCGCGCCTGA
- a CDS encoding helix-turn-helix domain-containing protein, protein MFMRWSTDELPQTQRFEQWREACRQHVYALTPERRARGAFQGSISRHTRGGLDVTDIRCDGHLVRRSQRDIDERPGDTYYIYLQGQGRVWIEQQGQRCVLESGDMVIADPNIPFSTDTDRVFDFRLWRVERRRLQSRLRLGSAGLAMHRIDRSCAERDLITCWLDGLLHHHAGLSAANSELAQETLHALVAGVIGAPAPMQEPVRRARRRALLLRVQGTVAQRAGEMDLTPERIASAFGLSLRALHQLFALSDLSFNEFLARTRLERAQAMLRSASCLHLSTAEIGFEAGFGEVSTFYRRFKQRYGITPGEWRAGLAPAREPAR, encoded by the coding sequence ATGTTCATGCGATGGTCCACCGACGAATTGCCTCAAACCCAGCGCTTCGAACAGTGGCGCGAAGCCTGCCGCCAGCATGTCTACGCGCTGACGCCCGAACGTCGGGCGCGCGGAGCATTTCAGGGCAGCATCAGCCGGCACACGCGAGGTGGACTGGACGTGACCGATATCCGATGCGATGGCCACCTGGTGCGACGCAGTCAGCGTGATATCGATGAGCGACCTGGCGATACCTACTACATCTACTTGCAAGGACAAGGACGTGTCTGGATCGAGCAGCAGGGGCAACGCTGCGTGCTGGAGTCCGGCGACATGGTCATCGCGGACCCGAACATCCCCTTCTCGACCGACACCGACAGAGTGTTTGACTTCCGGCTCTGGCGCGTCGAACGCCGTCGGCTTCAGTCACGGCTGCGGCTGGGCTCAGCCGGTCTGGCCATGCATCGGATCGACAGATCCTGCGCGGAGCGCGACCTGATCACCTGCTGGCTAGACGGCCTGCTGCACCACCACGCCGGCCTGTCCGCCGCGAATTCCGAGCTGGCTCAGGAAACCCTGCACGCGCTGGTGGCCGGCGTCATCGGGGCTCCTGCGCCAATGCAGGAGCCGGTGCGCCGTGCCCGACGCCGGGCATTGCTGCTTCGCGTGCAGGGGACGGTGGCGCAACGCGCCGGCGAAATGGACCTGACACCCGAGCGCATCGCGAGCGCCTTTGGTTTGTCGCTGCGTGCCCTGCATCAACTCTTCGCGCTGTCGGACCTCAGTTTCAACGAGTTCCTCGCGAGGACCCGATTGGAACGCGCGCAAGCCATGCTGCGCTCAGCCTCCTGCCTACACCTCAGCACGGCCGAGATCGGCTTCGAAGCGGGCTTCGGCGAGGTGTCGACCTTCTACAGACGCTTCAAGCAGCGCTACGGCATAACGCCAGGCGAGTGGCGCGCCGGCCTCGCACCGGCGCGCGAGCCAGCGCGCTGA
- a CDS encoding SPFH domain-containing protein produces the protein MEIALVLLAIAALFVWRAIKIVPQQNAWVVERLGKYHGALTPGLNFIFPFLDKVAYKHSLKEIPLDVPSQVCITRDNTQLQVDGILYFQVTDPMRASYGSSNYIVAVTQLAQTTLRSVIGKLELDKTFEERDIINAQVVAAIDEAALNWGVKVLRYEIKDLTPPKEILLAMQSQITAEREKRALIAASEGRRQEQINIATGEREAYIARSEGEKQSIINKAQGEAASITAVAEATAEAIARVAAAIRQPGGEQAVQLKVAEKAVDAYGQVAADASTTLIIPGNMSEVSALIASAMTLVRQVAPAASK, from the coding sequence ATGGAAATCGCACTCGTTCTCCTGGCCATCGCGGCCCTCTTCGTCTGGCGCGCGATCAAGATCGTGCCGCAGCAGAACGCCTGGGTGGTCGAACGGCTGGGCAAGTACCACGGCGCGCTGACGCCCGGGCTGAACTTCATCTTCCCTTTTCTGGACAAGGTGGCCTACAAGCACAGCCTGAAGGAAATCCCGCTCGATGTGCCCAGCCAGGTCTGCATCACGCGCGATAACACGCAACTGCAGGTGGACGGCATCCTCTATTTCCAGGTCACCGATCCGATGCGCGCAAGCTATGGCTCGTCCAACTACATCGTGGCCGTGACGCAGCTTGCGCAGACCACGCTGCGCAGCGTGATCGGCAAATTGGAGCTCGACAAGACCTTTGAGGAGCGCGACATCATCAATGCCCAGGTGGTCGCGGCCATCGACGAGGCGGCGCTGAACTGGGGTGTCAAGGTGCTGCGCTATGAGATCAAGGACCTGACGCCGCCCAAGGAAATCCTGCTGGCCATGCAGTCCCAGATCACCGCCGAACGCGAAAAGCGCGCGCTGATCGCCGCCTCCGAGGGCCGACGACAGGAACAAATCAATATCGCCACCGGCGAACGCGAGGCCTACATCGCGCGCTCCGAAGGTGAGAAGCAGTCCATCATCAACAAGGCCCAGGGCGAGGCGGCCTCCATCACGGCCGTGGCCGAGGCGACCGCCGAGGCCATCGCGCGTGTGGCCGCCGCCATCCGCCAGCCGGGCGGCGAGCAAGCCGTGCAACTCAAGGTGGCCGAGAAAGCGGTCGACGCCTATGGTCAGGTGGCCGCCGATGCCAGCACCACGCTGATCATTCCCGGCAATATGAGCGAGGTTTCGGCCCTGATCGCCTCGGCCATGACCCTGGTGCGACAAGTGGCGCCCGCCGCCTCGAAATAA
- a CDS encoding branched-chain amino acid ABC transporter substrate-binding protein → MSMKKVTGVLTLVAVAALLAACGKKDDAASSVVKIGHVGPVSGPIAHLGKDNELGARMAIEELNAAGVTIGDKKVTLELLAEDDGADPKQGTAAAQKLADAKVAGVIGHLNSGTTIPASKIYSDAGIPQISPSATNPKYTRQGYKTTFRVVADDVHLGGTLGKYAVGTLAAKNVAVIDDRTAYGQGVAEEFTKAAEAAGAKVVAKEFTTDKATDFNAILTSIKGKKPDVVFFGGMDAVAGPMLKQMKALGIEAKFMGGDGICTGELAKLAGDAIGESKVYCAEAGGVDDAGKPALDKFKADFKAKYNVDVQIYAPYVYDATKVMVAAMVKAGSSDPAKYLPVLAATDGYQGVTGTIAFDEKGDIKNGALTLFTYKAGTRTQLAVVR, encoded by the coding sequence ATGTCCATGAAAAAAGTTACCGGCGTGCTGACCCTCGTGGCCGTCGCCGCCCTCCTGGCTGCTTGCGGCAAGAAGGATGACGCTGCGTCCAGCGTCGTGAAAATCGGCCATGTCGGCCCGGTCAGCGGCCCCATCGCACACCTGGGCAAAGACAACGAACTTGGCGCCCGCATGGCGATCGAGGAACTGAACGCTGCTGGCGTGACCATCGGCGACAAGAAGGTTACCTTGGAACTGCTGGCCGAAGACGACGGTGCGGATCCCAAGCAAGGCACGGCTGCGGCGCAGAAGCTGGCGGACGCCAAGGTCGCTGGCGTGATCGGCCACCTGAACTCGGGCACCACCATCCCCGCGTCCAAGATTTACAGCGACGCAGGCATCCCGCAGATCTCGCCGTCCGCGACCAACCCCAAGTACACCCGCCAAGGCTACAAGACCACCTTCCGCGTGGTGGCTGACGACGTGCACCTGGGTGGCACGCTGGGCAAGTACGCCGTGGGCACGCTGGCCGCCAAGAACGTGGCCGTGATTGACGACCGCACGGCTTATGGCCAAGGCGTGGCCGAAGAGTTCACCAAGGCCGCCGAAGCTGCTGGCGCCAAGGTCGTGGCCAAGGAATTCACGACTGACAAGGCCACCGACTTCAACGCCATCCTGACCTCCATCAAGGGCAAGAAGCCCGACGTGGTCTTCTTCGGTGGCATGGACGCCGTGGCCGGCCCGATGCTCAAGCAGATGAAGGCGCTGGGCATCGAAGCCAAGTTCATGGGCGGCGACGGCATCTGCACGGGCGAGCTGGCCAAGCTGGCCGGCGACGCAATCGGCGAAAGCAAGGTGTACTGCGCCGAAGCTGGTGGCGTGGACGACGCTGGCAAGCCCGCCCTGGACAAGTTCAAGGCTGACTTCAAGGCCAAGTACAACGTCGACGTGCAGATCTACGCTCCCTACGTCTATGACGCCACCAAGGTCATGGTTGCCGCGATGGTCAAGGCTGGTTCTTCCGATCCCGCCAAGTACCTGCCCGTGCTGGCTGCCACCGACGGTTACCAAGGCGTGACCGGCACCATCGCCTTCGACGAAAAGGGCGACATCAAGAACGGCGCGCTGACCCTGTTCACCTACAAGGCCGGTACCCGCACGCAACTCGCCGTGGTTCGCTGA
- the rarD gene encoding EamA family transporter RarD produces MTTHQGVALSLLSSLLFGLMYYLSTLLTPLSGTEIYGWRMLMTWPVMTAFLFMGERWGGIGRAWLLVRMTLARLRQEPLLWVVLPLSSALLGVQLWLFVWAPQARHGLDVAMGYFLLPLTMVLAGRMVYREKLSVLLRAAVLAAGLGVGYELWRAGHFAWPTALVALGYPVYFILRRHFRTNHVGGLWFDQLLMLPVAAWFAFGVDGVGWHVYLDRPALLLLVPLLGLISASALLLYILSSRGLPMGLLGLLGYVEPAVLVLISLLLGERIDTGQWVIYLAIWIAILLLMAEGLLRLRERRP; encoded by the coding sequence ATGACCACCCACCAGGGCGTTGCGCTCTCCCTGTTGTCTTCCCTGCTCTTCGGGCTGATGTACTACCTCAGCACCTTGCTGACCCCTCTTTCCGGCACGGAGATCTATGGCTGGCGCATGCTGATGACTTGGCCCGTGATGACGGCCTTTCTGTTCATGGGCGAGCGCTGGGGTGGCATCGGCCGTGCCTGGCTGCTGGTGCGCATGACGCTGGCGCGTCTGCGCCAGGAACCTCTGCTCTGGGTGGTGCTGCCCCTGTCTTCCGCCTTGCTGGGTGTGCAACTCTGGCTTTTTGTCTGGGCGCCGCAGGCGCGCCACGGACTGGATGTGGCCATGGGGTACTTCCTGCTGCCATTGACCATGGTGCTGGCAGGCCGCATGGTCTACCGAGAAAAACTCAGCGTGCTGCTGCGTGCGGCCGTGTTGGCGGCAGGCCTGGGCGTGGGCTACGAGCTCTGGCGCGCGGGCCATTTCGCCTGGCCCACCGCGCTGGTGGCACTGGGCTATCCCGTGTATTTCATCCTGCGGCGCCATTTCCGCACCAACCACGTGGGTGGTTTGTGGTTCGACCAACTGCTCATGCTGCCCGTGGCAGCCTGGTTCGCCTTCGGCGTGGACGGCGTGGGCTGGCACGTCTACCTGGACCGCCCTGCGCTCCTGCTGCTGGTGCCCTTGCTGGGCCTGATCAGCGCCAGCGCGCTGCTGCTCTACATCCTCTCCAGTCGTGGGCTGCCCATGGGCTTGCTCGGCCTGCTGGGCTACGTGGAGCCGGCCGTGCTGGTGCTGATCTCCCTGCTGCTGGGGGAACGCATTGACACGGGGCAATGGGTGATCTATCTGGCCATCTGGATCGCCATCCTGCTGCTGATGGCGGAAGGGCTGCTGCGCTTGCGGGAGCGTCGCCCGTAG
- a CDS encoding DNA ligase — protein sequence MQALSHQAAPAYDGPMNFALKPSSRRRAVAAVMLCALAIATGSAWAQNMPPRLLLAGEYRADAQPRPHLPDYWVSEKIDGVRARWDGQHLLSRGGRRIRAPAWFTQGWPVQALDGELWGGRGRFEDTAGTVARVEPEDIAWKRLRFMVFDLPDHGGTFTERVAAMVALQEGLRGTPAGSCLQFVDQGRIGTQAELDRLLNATVRAGGEGLMLHRGDARYQAGRSDDLLKVKPFQDAEAQVLSHLPGRGRHAGRMGALQVQAPDGRRFRLGTGFSDAQRLQPPPIGSWVTYRYRGLTADGLPRFATFLRVRADAEWMPPDLPEPNLVPRR from the coding sequence ATGCAGGCGCTTTCGCACCAGGCGGCCCCTGCCTACGATGGGCCGATGAACTTCGCGCTCAAGCCCTCTTCGAGACGTCGCGCGGTCGCCGCGGTGATGCTCTGCGCGCTGGCCATTGCAACCGGCTCGGCCTGGGCTCAGAACATGCCGCCGCGCCTGCTGCTGGCCGGTGAATACCGTGCGGACGCGCAGCCCCGCCCGCATCTACCCGACTACTGGGTCAGCGAAAAAATTGATGGTGTCCGCGCTCGCTGGGATGGTCAGCATCTGCTCTCGCGCGGCGGACGCCGCATTCGCGCGCCTGCCTGGTTCACGCAGGGTTGGCCAGTCCAGGCGCTGGATGGTGAACTCTGGGGCGGTCGAGGTCGCTTCGAAGACACCGCGGGCACGGTCGCGCGCGTCGAGCCCGAGGACATCGCCTGGAAACGATTGCGTTTCATGGTGTTTGACTTGCCGGACCATGGCGGCACCTTCACCGAACGCGTGGCGGCGATGGTGGCCTTGCAGGAAGGCCTGCGCGGAACGCCGGCCGGCAGCTGCTTGCAGTTCGTCGATCAGGGACGCATAGGCACGCAGGCCGAGCTGGACCGCCTGCTGAACGCGACCGTACGGGCCGGTGGCGAAGGCTTGATGCTGCATCGGGGCGACGCGCGCTACCAGGCGGGACGCAGCGACGACCTGCTCAAGGTCAAGCCCTTTCAGGATGCCGAGGCCCAGGTACTGTCCCACCTGCCAGGTCGGGGACGCCATGCGGGGCGCATGGGCGCGCTGCAGGTGCAGGCCCCAGATGGTCGACGCTTCCGTCTGGGGACAGGCTTCAGCGATGCGCAACGCCTGCAGCCACCACCGATTGGCAGCTGGGTTACTTACCGCTACCGCGGCCTGACGGCGGACGGGCTGCCGCGATTCGCCACCTTCTTGCGTGTGCGCGCCGATGCCGAATGGATGCCTCCCGACTTGCCCGAGCCGAACCTGGTCCCGCGTCGCTGA
- a CDS encoding patatin-like phospholipase family protein, which translates to MLGSGGVRSVAALGIVEQLALEGMRPNLVVGCSSGALFGAQIACGMHGERALRLATTLWSAELTQQRRWRAYAQMLMPGLAGFGPDFALRDDRLIAQRIQQAFGDTQLEELPTPLRVVATDAATGRSVRLTRGRLVDALRASMAVPILFPSVSIDGRPLVDGVLSDPLPVAAAPEARLILTLGFQGSLPRRIDRLSRLVARTSTTLINNLMQARVDALQARGQQMIHLELELDRHIGLWDTSALPDLYEAGRRAAALRLHDIRAALEPLRVAGRVSPPDTRASTIN; encoded by the coding sequence GTGCTTGGCAGTGGCGGCGTGCGCAGCGTCGCCGCGCTGGGCATCGTCGAACAACTGGCGCTCGAAGGCATGCGCCCCAATCTGGTCGTGGGCTGTAGTTCAGGTGCGTTGTTTGGCGCGCAAATCGCCTGCGGCATGCACGGGGAACGCGCGCTGCGGCTCGCCACCACGCTCTGGTCCGCCGAGCTGACGCAGCAGCGGCGCTGGCGCGCCTACGCCCAGATGCTCATGCCAGGCCTGGCGGGATTCGGTCCGGACTTCGCCTTGCGAGACGATCGCCTCATTGCGCAGCGCATCCAGCAAGCCTTTGGCGATACCCAGTTGGAAGAATTGCCCACGCCCTTGCGGGTCGTCGCGACGGACGCTGCGACCGGGCGGTCGGTAAGGCTTACTCGAGGCCGGCTGGTGGACGCATTGCGCGCCAGCATGGCTGTCCCCATCCTCTTTCCTTCGGTCTCCATCGACGGACGGCCCTTGGTGGACGGGGTCCTGTCCGACCCTCTGCCGGTCGCGGCAGCCCCCGAGGCACGCCTCATCCTGACGCTGGGGTTTCAGGGCAGCCTGCCGCGCCGGATCGACCGCTTGTCGCGCCTGGTGGCGCGGACCAGCACCACCTTGATCAACAACCTGATGCAAGCCCGAGTCGACGCCTTGCAGGCCCGTGGGCAGCAGATGATCCACCTCGAGCTTGAGCTGGATCGCCACATCGGGCTTTGGGACACCTCGGCCTTGCCCGACCTGTACGAAGCGGGGCGGCGCGCCGCGGCCCTGCGCCTGCACGACATCCGGGCCGCTTTGGAGCCGTTGCGGGTGGCCGGACGGGTTTCACCACCCGACACACGCGCAAGCACCATCAACTGA
- a CDS encoding DNA polymerase III subunit chi, producing the protein MTEVAFHFNAPDKLAYACRLLRKAVAQGSRVVVTAPAEMLARLDVLLWTFSQTDFVAHVRMPIRHAPHAGTDASLSLAPVVLVEDAAAPDLPHRQVLLNLGVDMPQGFAAYARVIEVVSLDEQDRQQARGRWKNYAAQGYAIVRHDLQLAS; encoded by the coding sequence ATGACCGAAGTTGCCTTCCATTTCAACGCGCCGGACAAGCTCGCCTATGCCTGCCGTCTTTTGCGCAAGGCGGTGGCCCAGGGCTCGCGCGTGGTGGTGACCGCGCCGGCGGAGATGCTGGCGCGGCTGGATGTCCTGCTCTGGACTTTTTCGCAGACCGATTTCGTCGCGCACGTCCGTATGCCGATCCGCCATGCCCCGCACGCAGGCACGGACGCATCCCTGTCTCTGGCGCCCGTGGTGCTGGTGGAGGACGCCGCCGCGCCGGATCTGCCCCACCGCCAGGTCCTGCTGAATCTGGGAGTCGACATGCCCCAGGGTTTCGCAGCGTATGCACGGGTGATCGAAGTGGTGAGCCTGGACGAGCAGGACCGCCAACAGGCGCGGGGCCGATGGAAGAACTACGCGGCTCAGGGGTACGCGATCGTTCGTCACGACCTGCAGCTGGCCTCCTAG